A single window of Nocardia sp. NBC_01327 DNA harbors:
- a CDS encoding LLM class flavin-dependent oxidoreductase, with the protein MTIPLSVLDLSPISAGSDVRQALRNTIDLARQAERWGYNRFWIAEHHFVSVASSAPTTLIGLIAAATESIRVGTAAVQLGHHTSVSVVEAFGTVDALYPGRLDLGLGRSGHRGDQLRSAGVPPVPSPDRPVQIRDGVVLPPPFRPGQLLDTTRIAAGLEALNLPGAQALPYSQQVQQIRDLLEGTYTGSDGVPLHAVPGEGAEVQLWLFGSSGGESAQLAGQSGLPFAANYHVSPGTIVETVEAYRAAFRPSARYPRPYLVVSADVVVAEDDATAQHLASSYGHWVYSIRSGAGAAEYLDPAAAPPLTGPQRRLVDDRVTTQFVGSAASVAERLRALQQLTGADELVITSVTHDHEDRLNSHRLLAREWGLSHIRAA; encoded by the coding sequence ATGACCATTCCACTCTCGGTTCTGGACCTCTCGCCCATCAGCGCCGGCTCCGATGTCCGCCAGGCACTGCGCAATACCATCGATCTGGCGCGCCAGGCCGAACGCTGGGGCTACAACCGGTTCTGGATCGCCGAACACCACTTCGTCTCGGTGGCCAGTTCTGCGCCGACCACCCTGATCGGCCTGATCGCGGCCGCCACCGAATCCATTCGGGTGGGCACCGCGGCCGTGCAACTGGGGCACCACACCTCGGTGTCGGTGGTGGAGGCGTTCGGCACCGTCGACGCGCTGTACCCCGGTCGTCTCGATCTGGGTCTGGGTCGCTCCGGGCACCGTGGTGACCAATTGCGCTCCGCCGGAGTGCCGCCGGTGCCGAGTCCGGATCGGCCGGTCCAGATCCGCGACGGGGTGGTGCTGCCGCCGCCGTTCAGACCCGGCCAGCTGCTCGACACCACCCGTATCGCAGCGGGTTTGGAGGCGCTGAACCTGCCCGGTGCGCAGGCGCTGCCCTACTCGCAGCAGGTGCAGCAGATCCGCGATCTGCTGGAGGGCACCTACACGGGCAGCGACGGGGTGCCGCTGCACGCCGTCCCCGGCGAGGGCGCGGAGGTGCAGCTGTGGCTGTTCGGCAGCAGCGGCGGCGAAAGCGCCCAGCTGGCAGGACAGTCGGGGCTGCCCTTCGCCGCCAACTATCACGTCTCGCCCGGCACCATCGTGGAGACGGTGGAGGCGTACCGCGCGGCCTTCCGGCCCTCGGCCCGCTACCCCCGGCCGTATCTGGTGGTGTCCGCGGATGTGGTGGTGGCAGAGGATGATGCGACTGCCCAGCACCTGGCCTCCAGCTACGGCCACTGGGTGTACAGCATTCGCAGTGGCGCCGGTGCGGCCGAATATCTGGACCCCGCCGCCGCGCCGCCGCTCACCGGTCCGCAGCGCCGCCTGGTCGACGATCGTGTCACCACCCAGTTCGTCGGGTCGGCCGCCTCGGTCGCCGAGCGACTGCGCGCACTGCAACAGCTCACCGGCGCAGACGAACTCGTGATCACCAGCGTCACCCACGATCACGAGGATCGGCTGAACTCGCACCGCCTGCTCGCCCGCGAATGGGGACTGTCGCACATTCGCGCGGCCTGA
- a CDS encoding ROK family protein produces the protein MTSPTLERTHSASVTTARLAPARPAVPPELRITDNPAAAVLRAAARGPIFRDIAAQSTGLSIATVNRQVSALLSVGLLRERADLTASGAVGRPRVPFEVDTDSYVTVGVHIGSTLTRIVAADLSGKILGGLEIATPQTGQDAALTIVARSAKAFLDRLPRRRPLWTGVALAGRVDPAAGVVDHPRLGWQAAPVAAVFSSILDLPVSVSAHVEAMAASELLLAGREPGEGPRPGSSLYIYARETAGIAVTLHDRVHTPANGPGSIAHLPTGSDADCTCGRRGCLEATIGERFFLERAVRQGVLPKPEAPRRPVITDLYRAADSGSVAARDLLLERAEILGRTAALVRDMFNPDRVVLGGQAFTGYRPGMDRVAKAFAESTTLPAADLRISRFGGRVQEFAAAVTSLSVFYADPVSAMRRATRTGR, from the coding sequence ATGACCAGCCCCACGCTCGAACGCACCCATTCCGCCTCCGTCACCACCGCGCGCCTGGCTCCGGCCCGGCCCGCGGTGCCGCCGGAGCTGCGCATCACCGATAACCCGGCGGCCGCCGTACTGCGCGCCGCCGCCCGCGGTCCGATCTTCCGCGATATCGCCGCACAGTCCACCGGACTCAGCATTGCCACCGTGAATCGCCAAGTGTCGGCACTGCTTTCGGTCGGACTGCTGCGCGAGCGCGCCGATCTCACCGCCTCCGGCGCGGTCGGCCGTCCCCGCGTGCCCTTCGAGGTCGATACCGATTCGTATGTCACCGTAGGTGTGCACATCGGCTCCACCCTCACCCGCATCGTGGCCGCGGATCTGTCCGGCAAGATTCTCGGCGGGCTCGAAATCGCCACTCCACAAACAGGTCAGGACGCGGCGCTGACCATAGTGGCGCGCAGCGCCAAGGCCTTCCTGGATCGACTGCCGCGCCGCCGCCCGCTGTGGACCGGCGTGGCGCTGGCCGGCCGGGTAGATCCGGCGGCCGGCGTGGTCGATCACCCGCGGCTCGGCTGGCAGGCCGCGCCCGTCGCCGCCGTCTTCAGCAGCATTCTCGATCTGCCGGTGTCGGTCTCGGCGCATGTCGAGGCGATGGCGGCCTCCGAACTGCTGCTCGCCGGCCGGGAGCCGGGCGAGGGACCGCGCCCGGGCAGCAGCCTCTACATCTACGCGCGCGAAACCGCGGGTATCGCGGTGACACTGCATGATCGGGTGCATACCCCCGCCAATGGCCCCGGTTCCATCGCGCACCTGCCGACCGGCTCGGATGCCGATTGCACCTGCGGCCGGCGCGGCTGCTTGGAGGCCACCATCGGTGAGCGCTTCTTCCTGGAGCGTGCGGTGCGCCAGGGCGTACTGCCCAAGCCGGAGGCCCCGCGCCGCCCGGTGATCACCGATCTGTACCGCGCCGCCGACTCCGGTTCGGTCGCCGCGCGCGATCTGCTGCTCGAGCGCGCCGAAATCCTCGGCCGCACCGCGGCACTGGTGCGGGATATGTTCAATCCGGATCGCGTGGTGCTGGGCGGCCAGGCCTTCACCGGCTACCGCCCCGGAATGGACCGGGTGGCAAAGGCTTTCGCGGAGAGCACCACGCTGCCCGCCGCCGATCTGCGCATCAGCCGCTTCGGTGGCCGGGTGCAGGAGTTCGCCGCCGCCGTGACCTCGCTCAGCGTCTTCTACGCCGATCCGGTCTCGGCCATGCGCCGCGCCACCCGCACCGGCCGCTGA
- a CDS encoding GntR family transcriptional regulator, which translates to MSPEPVPLRRADRARQVADIVRQQIHAGAFDSALPSEPELAAEFTVSRNTVRDALALLKDEGLIERAPKIGTHVARRKYDHGLDALLGLKETLRGYGEVRNEVRAATRVNPPPAVARKLQLEPGQQAVYIERLRYFGDLPLSLDLTYLVPDIGEEVITRDLETNDVFALIEQISGGPLGAADLALEAITADAHSAATLQLPEGGAVLLLERLTKLEDGRPVDLEYIRMRGDRITMRGSLTRPPEGTDWRLI; encoded by the coding sequence GTGTCGCCGGAACCAGTACCGCTGCGCCGGGCCGATCGGGCCCGCCAGGTCGCCGATATCGTGCGCCAGCAGATTCACGCGGGGGCATTCGACAGCGCACTGCCGTCGGAGCCGGAGCTGGCCGCCGAATTCACCGTCTCCCGCAATACCGTTCGCGACGCGCTCGCCCTCCTCAAGGACGAGGGCCTGATCGAACGCGCGCCCAAGATCGGCACCCATGTGGCCCGGCGCAAATACGACCACGGGCTGGACGCACTGCTCGGCCTGAAAGAGACACTGCGCGGGTACGGCGAGGTCCGCAACGAGGTGCGCGCCGCCACCCGGGTGAACCCGCCGCCGGCCGTTGCCCGCAAATTGCAGCTGGAGCCCGGACAGCAGGCTGTATATATCGAGCGGCTCCGGTACTTCGGCGATCTGCCGCTCAGCCTGGACCTCACCTATCTCGTTCCCGATATCGGCGAGGAGGTCATCACCCGCGATCTGGAGACGAACGACGTGTTCGCGCTCATCGAACAGATCAGCGGCGGCCCGCTCGGCGCGGCCGATCTCGCCCTCGAAGCCATTACCGCCGACGCGCATTCGGCCGCCACCCTGCAATTGCCCGAGGGCGGCGCCGTGCTGTTGCTGGAGCGCCTGACCAAGCTCGAGGACGGCCGCCCGGTCGACCTCGAATACATCCGGATGCGCGGCGACCGGATCACCATGCGCGGCAGCCTCACCCGGCCGCCCGAAGGCACCGATTGGAGGCTGATCTGA
- a CDS encoding 4Fe-4S dicluster domain-containing protein: MALVNQRTDVPVTIDESLCIQGCTLCVEICPLDSLAINPENGKAFMHVDECWYCGPCAARCPTGAVTVNMPYLLR, translated from the coding sequence ATGGCTCTCGTCAATCAGCGCACCGATGTTCCCGTGACCATCGACGAATCCCTCTGCATTCAGGGCTGCACGCTCTGCGTGGAGATCTGCCCGCTCGATTCACTGGCGATCAATCCCGAGAACGGCAAGGCCTTCATGCATGTGGACGAGTGCTGGTACTGCGGCCCGTGCGCGGCGCGCTGTCCCACCGGCGCGGTCACCGTCAATATGCCCTATCTGCTGCGCTGA
- a CDS encoding ABC transporter substrate-binding protein, translating to MKYRTARLAAVALAAALSFTVSGCSLDSSGGGNTVKLVIGYQSKTINTVTAGTLLKAKGFLEQRLNDLTAHGGPKYQVEWQDYDTGAPITAQMVAEKIDIGSMGDYPLLINGSRTQANERAKTELVSITGYNPKGALNMVVVAPDSKAQSIKDLAGQKVSTSVGSAGHGTLVQALGRAGIDPKSGVEVLNQQPQIGSSALESGQVAALSQFVAWPGLLVFQNKAKLLYDGAELNVPTFHGVVARRDYAKQHPEVLDAFLRAQLDATDFIHQQPLEAAKIVADNSGLAQEVVYLYNGPGGTSFDATLKPSLLDAFKGDVPYLKSIGDFADLDIDKFVDDTALRQAFQESGANYDATLSNSANPALISGTDPVSNRPASNPALAGEIWFAGSDTTQPAADPTSLLRAIKQARAQGKTVRAAYIPDAELGTRWFADKSLWVRDGETYLPFTTPAAAQRYLAAHPSGVTVSYDQAVSEVRQ from the coding sequence ATGAAGTACCGCACCGCCCGCCTGGCTGCGGTGGCACTGGCCGCTGCCCTCTCGTTCACCGTCTCCGGTTGCTCGCTCGATTCGAGTGGCGGTGGCAATACCGTGAAGCTGGTCATCGGCTACCAGTCCAAGACCATCAATACCGTCACCGCCGGAACCCTGTTGAAGGCCAAGGGATTTCTGGAGCAGCGGCTGAACGATCTGACCGCGCACGGCGGCCCGAAATATCAGGTGGAGTGGCAGGACTACGACACCGGCGCACCCATCACCGCGCAGATGGTGGCGGAGAAGATCGATATCGGCTCCATGGGCGACTATCCGCTGCTCATCAACGGTTCTCGCACCCAGGCCAATGAGCGAGCGAAGACCGAACTGGTCTCCATCACCGGATACAACCCCAAGGGCGCGTTGAACATGGTGGTGGTCGCGCCGGATTCGAAGGCGCAGTCGATCAAGGATCTGGCCGGACAGAAGGTGTCGACCAGTGTCGGCTCCGCCGGGCACGGCACCCTGGTGCAGGCGCTGGGCCGGGCGGGCATCGACCCCAAGTCCGGGGTGGAGGTGCTCAACCAGCAGCCGCAGATCGGCTCCTCGGCGCTGGAATCCGGTCAGGTGGCGGCGCTTTCGCAGTTCGTCGCCTGGCCCGGCCTGCTGGTCTTCCAGAACAAGGCCAAACTGCTCTACGACGGCGCGGAGCTGAACGTACCCACCTTCCACGGCGTGGTGGCCCGCCGCGACTACGCGAAACAGCACCCGGAGGTGCTCGATGCCTTCCTGCGCGCACAGTTGGACGCGACCGACTTCATTCACCAGCAGCCCCTGGAGGCGGCCAAGATCGTCGCGGACAACTCCGGGCTGGCCCAGGAGGTCGTGTACCTCTACAACGGGCCGGGCGGAACCTCCTTCGACGCCACGCTGAAGCCGAGCCTGCTGGACGCCTTCAAAGGCGATGTGCCGTACCTGAAGTCGATCGGCGACTTCGCGGATCTGGATATCGACAAATTCGTCGACGACACCGCGCTGCGGCAGGCCTTCCAGGAATCCGGCGCGAATTACGATGCGACACTGAGCAATAGCGCCAATCCGGCGCTCATCTCGGGTACCGACCCGGTGAGCAACCGCCCCGCGTCCAACCCCGCACTGGCCGGAGAGATCTGGTTCGCCGGATCCGACACCACCCAGCCCGCCGCGGACCCCACCAGCCTGCTGCGTGCCATCAAACAGGCCCGCGCCCAGGGCAAAACCGTCCGCGCCGCCTACATCCCGGACGCCGAACTCGGCACCCGCTGGTTCGCCGACAAATCCCTCTGGGTCCGCGACGGCGAAACCTACCTCCCCTTCACCACCCCCGCTGCGGCCCAGCGCTACCTGGCCGCGCATCCGTCGGGTGTGACGGTCTCGTACGACCAGGCGGTCAGCGAGGTCCGGCAGTGA
- a CDS encoding ABC transporter permease produces the protein MSTSTAVRVDIGAAVGERAAVASSPHRAQGVWRSRLVRLASVAVAIGAWQFLTANHIRVWVRFDTLPTVTEIVQAFRHQLGTDTFYLDLGQSLIRILTGFGLAAVAGVTTGVALGRSRWFANIVGPLTELARPIPAIALVPVAILLFPDDEAGIVFITFLAAFFPVMVSTRHAVRALPTIWEDSVRTLGGSRWDVLLRVVLPGSLPGVFSGLSVGIGVAWICVVSAEMISGRLGVGYRTWQAYTIVDYPGVFVGIITIGVLGYGTSAAVELLGRRVTHWLPRVPEVAK, from the coding sequence ATGAGTACGTCAACCGCGGTTCGGGTCGATATCGGTGCGGCAGTGGGGGAGCGGGCGGCTGTTGCGAGTAGTCCGCACCGGGCCCAGGGTGTGTGGCGATCTCGGCTGGTTCGGCTGGCCTCGGTGGCGGTGGCCATCGGGGCGTGGCAGTTCTTGACTGCCAATCACATTCGGGTGTGGGTGCGGTTCGATACCTTGCCCACCGTCACCGAGATTGTGCAGGCGTTCCGGCATCAGCTGGGGACCGATACGTTCTATCTGGATCTCGGGCAGTCGCTCATTCGGATTCTCACCGGGTTCGGGCTGGCCGCTGTTGCCGGAGTGACAACCGGTGTGGCGCTGGGGCGTTCGCGGTGGTTCGCGAATATTGTCGGGCCGCTCACCGAGCTCGCGCGGCCGATTCCGGCCATTGCGCTGGTACCGGTGGCGATTCTGCTCTTTCCCGATGACGAGGCGGGGATCGTGTTCATCACCTTCCTCGCGGCTTTCTTTCCGGTCATGGTGTCCACCCGGCATGCGGTGCGCGCTCTCCCGACCATCTGGGAGGACTCGGTGCGCACGCTCGGCGGCAGTCGCTGGGATGTGCTGCTGCGAGTTGTGCTGCCGGGCAGTCTTCCCGGTGTCTTCAGCGGACTGTCGGTGGGCATCGGCGTGGCCTGGATCTGCGTGGTCTCCGCGGAGATGATCTCCGGACGGCTCGGTGTGGGCTACCGGACCTGGCAGGCGTACACCATCGTCGATTACCCGGGCGTCTTCGTCGGCATCATCACCATCGGGGTGCTGGGGTACGGCACCTCTGCCGCCGTCGAGCTCCTCGGTCGCCGCGTCACGCACTGGCTCCCGCGCGTCCCGGAGGTGGCGAAATGA
- a CDS encoding ABC transporter ATP-binding protein: MSGIGMNLRLDRIDLSYTGTPVIVDLSLEVRPGEILILTGPSGCGKSTVLRAFAGLLRPDAGQVLADGTQVTGTSRDRAVVFQDNALLPWRTVRSNIELALKLRGEPRAGRKAMAERWIEEIGLTGFADFLPKSLSGGMRQRVQLARGLAGAPRSVLMDEPFGALDSQTRATMQRLLVDTWQTHPTTLVFVTHDVDEALLLGDRVAVLGRAGEPLRALLEVPQPRAVGVDRSSLRAEIITALDHSGDLAAL, translated from the coding sequence ATGAGCGGCATCGGCATGAACCTGCGACTGGATCGAATCGACCTGTCCTACACCGGAACACCGGTCATCGTCGACCTGTCCCTGGAGGTGCGCCCGGGGGAGATCCTCATCCTCACGGGACCGTCCGGCTGTGGAAAGTCCACGGTGCTGCGCGCATTCGCCGGACTGCTGCGACCGGACGCCGGTCAGGTGCTGGCCGACGGCACGCAGGTCACCGGAACTTCCCGCGACCGCGCGGTCGTCTTCCAGGACAATGCGCTGCTGCCCTGGCGCACCGTGCGCTCGAATATCGAACTGGCCCTGAAACTCCGGGGCGAACCGCGCGCCGGGCGAAAAGCCATGGCGGAGCGCTGGATCGAAGAGATCGGCCTGACCGGATTCGCCGACTTCCTGCCCAAGAGTCTCTCCGGCGGCATGCGGCAGCGCGTACAGCTCGCACGCGGCCTCGCGGGCGCACCGCGCTCGGTCCTCATGGACGAACCGTTCGGGGCGCTCGATTCGCAGACCCGCGCCACCATGCAGCGCCTGCTCGTGGACACCTGGCAGACCCATCCGACCACCCTCGTCTTCGTCACCCACGATGTGGACGAGGCGCTGCTGCTCGGCGATCGGGTCGCCGTCCTCGGCCGCGCCGGTGAACCCCTGCGCGCCCTGCTGGAGGTGCCGCAACCGCGCGCCGTGGGCGTCGACCGCTCCTCGCTGCGCGCCGAAATCATTACCGCCCTGGATCATTCGGGCGATCTCGCCGCCCTCTGA
- a CDS encoding fumarate reductase/succinate dehydrogenase flavoprotein subunit, whose amino-acid sequence MEIPDLAETTRLDCDVLVIGGGTAGTMAALTAAEQGANVLLLEKAHVRHSGALAMGMDGVNNAVIPGKAEPEDYVAEITRANDGIVNQRTIYQTATRGFAMVQRLERYGVKFEKDAYGEYAVRRVHRSGSYVLPMPEGKDVKKALYRVLRQRKMREKIQIENRLMPVRVLTENGRAVGAAALNTRTGEFVTVAAKAVILATGPCGRLGLPASGYLYGTYENPTNAGDGYAMAYHAGAELSGIECFQINPLIKDYNGPACAYVANPFGGYQVNALGERFVDSDYWSGQMMSEVKREIESARGPIYLKVSHLSTETLDALEGILHTTERPTRGTFHANRGHDYRTHDIEMHISEIGLCSGHSASGVWVDENARTTVPGLYAAGDLACVPHNYMIGAFVYGDLAGAHAASTLADTPAPVELPADQIAAAHELVYQPLRNPDGPPQQQVEYKLRRFVNDYVAPPKTATKLSLAIETFDRMLDDLNAMGAQTPHELMRCAEVSFIRDCAEMAARSSLTRTESRWGLYHERADLPERDDVEWRYHLNLRKNADNEMEFLKRPVAPYFVPVPGLDDLPSADDTVIPVAQPALVGSPPNLNTAPATVGAAASAPGKKPVAPRIALLLSLDSPSVAELASFLEDPDPQVRATAISVLTEGTPDGFGDRLIAALADSDVTVRSSAVAGLRELVEILPGAEDLATHADSPDPAVRAAVIDLLRALHAGSVELFTKAAVDGDHRVRIEAVNGLVSLDEWSALATAAHDENREVRIAAARGLATVGLGGIEAIRALIPDRDPLVRAAALTALARLGNAEDTATLAAALRDSAWQVREGAARGLPSAGPDASAEPLQAALADVHPDVRKAAVLTLSSWPESATARVTLESALEDTDADVRAYARRALAVHAGT is encoded by the coding sequence ATGGAGATTCCCGATCTGGCCGAGACCACCCGTCTCGACTGCGATGTGCTCGTCATCGGCGGCGGCACCGCCGGCACCATGGCCGCGCTCACCGCCGCCGAACAGGGTGCGAACGTCCTGCTGCTGGAGAAGGCGCATGTGCGGCACTCCGGTGCGCTCGCCATGGGGATGGACGGTGTCAACAATGCCGTCATCCCCGGCAAGGCCGAACCCGAGGACTACGTCGCCGAGATCACCCGCGCCAATGACGGAATCGTCAACCAGCGCACCATCTATCAGACCGCGACCCGCGGTTTCGCCATGGTGCAGCGGCTCGAACGCTACGGCGTGAAATTCGAGAAGGACGCCTACGGCGAGTACGCGGTGCGGCGCGTGCACCGCTCCGGCTCGTATGTGCTGCCCATGCCGGAGGGCAAGGACGTCAAGAAGGCGCTGTATCGCGTGCTGCGGCAACGCAAGATGCGCGAGAAGATCCAGATCGAGAACCGGCTCATGCCGGTGCGCGTCCTCACAGAGAACGGCCGCGCGGTCGGCGCTGCCGCATTGAACACGCGCACAGGCGAATTCGTCACGGTGGCGGCGAAGGCGGTCATCCTGGCGACCGGCCCCTGCGGTCGTCTGGGCCTGCCCGCGTCCGGATACCTCTACGGCACCTACGAGAACCCCACCAATGCGGGCGACGGCTATGCCATGGCCTACCACGCCGGTGCGGAGCTCTCGGGTATCGAATGCTTCCAGATCAACCCGCTCATCAAGGATTACAACGGGCCGGCCTGCGCCTATGTCGCCAATCCGTTCGGCGGCTATCAGGTCAACGCACTCGGGGAACGCTTCGTCGACTCCGACTACTGGTCCGGTCAGATGATGTCGGAGGTGAAGCGGGAGATCGAATCCGCCCGCGGGCCCATCTATCTCAAGGTTTCACACCTGTCGACCGAGACCCTGGACGCGCTCGAGGGCATTCTGCACACCACCGAACGACCCACTCGCGGCACCTTTCACGCCAATCGCGGGCACGACTACCGCACCCACGATATCGAGATGCACATCTCCGAAATCGGTTTGTGCAGTGGACATTCCGCATCCGGTGTGTGGGTCGACGAGAATGCGCGCACCACGGTGCCCGGCCTCTATGCCGCAGGTGATCTGGCCTGCGTACCGCACAACTACATGATCGGCGCCTTCGTCTACGGCGATCTGGCCGGTGCGCATGCCGCGAGCACCCTCGCCGACACCCCGGCCCCGGTGGAACTGCCCGCCGATCAGATCGCCGCCGCGCACGAACTCGTCTATCAGCCGCTGCGCAATCCCGACGGCCCGCCGCAGCAGCAGGTGGAATACAAGCTGCGCCGCTTCGTCAATGACTATGTGGCCCCGCCGAAGACGGCCACCAAACTGTCCCTCGCCATCGAGACCTTCGACCGCATGCTCGACGACCTGAACGCCATGGGCGCGCAGACTCCGCACGAGCTCATGCGCTGCGCCGAGGTCAGCTTCATTCGCGACTGCGCCGAAATGGCCGCCCGCTCCTCGCTCACCCGCACCGAATCGCGCTGGGGGCTCTACCACGAGCGCGCCGACCTGCCCGAGCGTGACGATGTCGAATGGCGATACCACCTCAACCTGCGCAAGAACGCCGACAATGAGATGGAATTCCTGAAGCGGCCGGTCGCACCGTATTTCGTACCGGTCCCCGGACTCGACGATCTGCCCTCCGCCGATGACACCGTCATCCCGGTGGCGCAGCCCGCGCTCGTGGGAAGTCCGCCCAACCTGAATACCGCGCCCGCGACGGTCGGCGCCGCCGCATCCGCTCCCGGGAAGAAGCCTGTCGCTCCACGAATCGCGCTGCTGCTCAGTCTGGATTCGCCGTCCGTCGCCGAACTCGCGTCCTTCCTGGAGGATCCGGACCCGCAGGTGCGCGCCACCGCGATATCGGTACTCACCGAGGGCACCCCGGACGGCTTCGGCGACCGCCTCATCGCCGCACTCGCCGATTCCGATGTGACGGTGCGCAGTTCGGCCGTTGCCGGACTCCGCGAGCTGGTGGAGATCCTGCCGGGCGCCGAGGACCTGGCCACGCACGCCGATTCTCCCGATCCGGCTGTGCGCGCCGCGGTCATCGATCTGCTGCGCGCGCTGCACGCGGGTTCGGTCGAACTGTTCACCAAGGCCGCCGTGGACGGTGACCACCGCGTTCGCATCGAAGCGGTCAACGGGCTCGTCTCCCTGGACGAATGGTCCGCGCTGGCCACCGCCGCACACGATGAGAACCGCGAAGTGCGCATTGCCGCCGCACGCGGTCTGGCCACCGTCGGCCTCGGCGGAATCGAGGCCATCCGCGCCCTCATCCCGGACCGCGACCCGCTGGTGCGCGCCGCCGCCCTCACCGCCCTCGCCCGGCTCGGCAATGCCGAGGACACCGCCACACTGGCCGCAGCGCTGCGTGATTCGGCCTGGCAGGTCCGCGAAGGCGCGGCCCGAGGCCTGCCCTCGGCGGGCCCCGATGCGTCAGCAGAACCGCTACAGGCCGCCCTCGCCGACGTTCATCCGGACGTCCGCAAGGCTGCCGTCCTCACCCTCAGCAGCTGGCCCGAATCCGCCACCGCCCGCGTCACCCTGGAATCCGCCCTGGAGGACACCGACGCCGACGTTCGCGCCTACGCCCGCCGCGCCCTGGCCGTCCACGCCGGGACCTGA
- a CDS encoding DUF2207 family protein: MQIFRGGALVALLLALAGVIAPAAHAQPSDGVRITADVDLGDDGLLRVTETVEVPAGSEFRQVLPLRVQVTDAVQRNFQVTDIKADGDGDAAVADDRFTLDARPGQVTFKYTVHNTVTETTGAQLFHWTGVLNTDVASISVTVTSPDFRMGVTKCTIGPPGKPEDCADIRVEPDGVAHLDKTDLHKGDVIDVTLQVPAGTVKANADIADDNAPGPFSVTGPVLAAFAVLLAALAAAAGYVVWARRTTPGGTETLDPLLREGNRVEFSSPDAVLPGTAGLLVDGHVDAPDMAATVVDLAVRSYVWIAAVGDSAWRITRMNPADEQLTAYERTVYSVLLPEGTDSVLLSELSGKVPATAVRKALIDDATARGAFIDRTRRGFEFWLGVALIVAGVATTIGLALGPGHALIGVALALAGVAALLLPRYLPSRTALGRELTGRVQAMLRGLDAVVPQQIPAPDQEMVFSRALPFMVAGRRTDQWVRTFRELDPTADGTPGLYWFGGFEGDRDLHRFAAHFPFFITELEHLFN; encoded by the coding sequence ATGCAGATTTTTCGGGGGGGCGCTCTCGTCGCGCTGCTGCTCGCTCTGGCAGGAGTAATCGCGCCTGCCGCACATGCGCAGCCCAGCGACGGTGTGCGGATCACCGCCGATGTCGATCTCGGCGACGACGGTCTGCTGCGCGTCACCGAAACCGTGGAAGTGCCTGCGGGCAGCGAGTTCCGGCAGGTGCTGCCGCTGCGGGTGCAGGTCACCGATGCGGTGCAGCGCAATTTCCAGGTCACCGATATCAAGGCCGACGGCGACGGTGATGCGGCGGTCGCGGACGACCGGTTCACCCTCGATGCCCGGCCCGGGCAGGTGACGTTCAAGTACACGGTGCACAACACGGTCACCGAGACCACGGGTGCGCAGCTGTTCCATTGGACCGGCGTCCTGAATACCGATGTGGCGTCCATCAGCGTCACCGTGACCAGTCCCGATTTCCGCATGGGCGTCACCAAGTGCACCATCGGCCCGCCCGGAAAGCCGGAGGACTGCGCGGATATTCGGGTCGAGCCGGACGGCGTCGCGCATCTGGACAAGACCGACCTGCACAAGGGCGACGTCATCGATGTCACGCTGCAGGTGCCGGCGGGCACCGTGAAGGCGAATGCCGATATCGCGGATGACAATGCGCCCGGGCCGTTTTCGGTAACCGGTCCGGTGCTGGCGGCATTCGCGGTGCTGCTGGCCGCGCTCGCGGCCGCCGCCGGATATGTGGTGTGGGCGCGGCGCACGACTCCGGGCGGAACCGAAACGCTCGATCCGCTGCTGCGCGAGGGCAATCGGGTGGAATTCAGCTCACCGGACGCGGTACTGCCCGGGACCGCCGGACTGCTGGTGGACGGCCATGTGGACGCCCCCGATATGGCGGCGACCGTGGTGGACCTGGCGGTTCGCAGCTATGTCTGGATTGCGGCCGTAGGTGATTCGGCCTGGCGGATCACTCGGATGAACCCAGCGGATGAGCAGCTGACCGCTTACGAGCGGACGGTGTACTCGGTGCTGCTGCCCGAGGGCACGGATTCGGTGCTGCTGTCGGAGCTCAGCGGCAAGGTGCCCGCGACCGCGGTGCGCAAGGCGCTCATCGACGATGCCACGGCGCGTGGGGCTTTCATCGATCGCACCCGGCGCGGTTTCGAATTCTGGCTGGGCGTCGCGCTGATCGTCGCCGGCGTGGCCACCACCATCGGACTGGCGCTGGGCCCGGGACATGCGCTGATCGGTGTGGCGCTCGCGCTCGCCGGCGTGGCCGCCCTGCTGCTCCCCCGCTATCTCCCGTCCCGCACGGCACTGGGCCGGGAGCTGACCGGCCGGGTGCAGGCGATGCTGCGCGGTCTGGATGCGGTTGTGCCGCAGCAGATTCCCGCACCGGATCAGGAGATGGTGTTCTCCCGCGCCCTGCCCTTCATGGTGGCCGGGCGCCGCACCGACCAGTGGGTGCGCACCTTCCGCGAACTGGACCCCACCGCCGACGGCACCCCCGGCCTCTACTGGTTCGGCGGCTTCGAAGGCGACCGCGACCTGCACCGCTTCGCCGCCCACTTCCCCTTCTTCATTACGGAGTTGGAGCACCTGTTCAACTAA